A portion of the Lolium rigidum isolate FL_2022 chromosome 1, APGP_CSIRO_Lrig_0.1, whole genome shotgun sequence genome contains these proteins:
- the LOC124677783 gene encoding uncharacterized protein LOC124677783 translates to MRPTAATRPSVFLAARHQPPIPTSSRAAAGAVAAVDPCKQFKNKQKRTFRSWRAASAGSSNGGGDEYGTGKSVSTVAATPGRRRARLSARRRESIRLLDVLPDQGGAADGIGIGEFLRHPAGVESLLNTRALQSFAPVEPESGPAGTFRCTLQPMGFLGFQVAPVLDLRVAPTRDDCTVEMLSCRFEGSDSIEQQNELFSAVMRNHITWGDNGEQEPCLDIDVNLEVTLEVYTKPFSLLPLSAVEKPGNLLMQGLLDRLVPLLGEQLLKDYHSWVQQQPRSSS, encoded by the exons ATGAGGCCCACGGCGGCAACCAGACCTTCCGTCTTCCTCGCGGCGAGGCACCAACCACCAATCCCCACGTCGTCAagggcagcagcaggagcagtaGCAGCAGTCGATCCATGCAAGCAATTCAAGAACAAGCAGAAGCGCACCTTCCGGTCATGGCGAGCCGCGTCGGCaggcagcagcaacggcggcggcgatgaGTACGGCACAGGGAAGTCCGTGTCGACGGTAGCAGCGACACCTGGaaggaggcgggcgcggctgtcgGCGAGGCGGCGGGAGAGCATCAGGCTCCTGGACGTGCTGCcggaccagggcggcgcggcggacggcatcggcatcggcgagTTCCTGCGGCACCCCGCCGGCGTGGAGTCCCTGCTCAACACCAGGGCGCTGCAGAGCTTCGCTCCGGTGGAGCCGGAGTCTGGCCCGGCCGGCACGTTCAGGTGCACGCTGCAACCCATGGGGTTCTTGGGATTCCAGGTCGCCCCCGTCCTCGACCTCCGCGTCGCCCCGACCCGCGACGACTGCACCGTCGAGATGCTCTCCTGCAGG TTTGAGGGTTCAGACTCGATTGAGCAGCAGAATGAactcttttcag CGGTTATGAGAAACCACATAACATGGGGAGACAACGGTGAACAGGAGCCATGCTTGGACATCGATGTTAATTTGGAGGTCACTCTGGAG GTGTACACGAAGCCATTCAGCTTGCTCCCGTTGTCAGCTGTGGAGAAGCCAGGCAACCT GCTGATGCAAGGCCTGCTTGACAGGCTCGTCCCTTTGCTGGGTGAGCAGCTGCTCAAGGACTACCATTCCTGGGTTCAGCAGCAGCCTCGCTCTTCCTCATGA